CCCATCATCAATTcgaaattagttactagagtatctacacatatttgactcatactttatttaataattaaatcccaataaaccataatcaaattatatcacttttaatttgggctaaactattatgatagtaaataataacatgtaattacccaTGTCAATATTTTCCAACAGGTCCTTTAAAGAAACAagtgttattatctagttggtAGATAGATACATAGTTTATCTAAAagtgttttgaaatgttttggttaaagttagaaaattgatcttgggataaatctcaaaactatacataaaCTTTAGTCTAATATGCACCTTTGTACATGaagttttgatttaattcaattctcataaattattaacacaattattgatataacatcattttatatttaaatattacatacaaaaataaatatatttatccaaagtaaaaataaaatgatatatttatttctttaaatatatatgaattgaattaaaattgaagattcatgtatatatttgaatcacaatcaaaatttcatgtgtataatttcaccaaattgaagtccatgtataattttgagactTACCCCATTAATCTTTCTCGCATGTTTTTATGTGATACATATGAAAAATGATAATTCCTTCCTTTCTTAGCACTGTAAGaaccaaaattttgatttgtgcAGTGGCACAATCACTGTGGAGTTTGTTGTTGAATAgtcaattttaaatgtttatgatGCGATGAAACATCTGAGTTAGGTGTCAAACGTTTGTAGTGTAGACATAATTGGTTCTTTGActcatgaaattttttatgatgatgatgatgagtcAAACAATGCTTTGCAAGAGTGTTGACAAGCAAAACTTGAACCAACTAGAAAATTTGATTCCAGTACATGAAACACTTCAAGATTAGTGTGCGGAATGAAGCACTGAAGCCTCTTAAAAATGGTAACAAAATTGATCATACCAATACCGAGCTTATGCCATCTGTTTTGCAGGCACCTATCTTGGAACtgaaacatataaatatgaataatgATTTACAAAGGGGACGTTGCTCTGATTGCCTGAAAAATCATTAAGTTGTAACTGAGTAAACAATTTATGCAATTCTAAAGTTCAGACAATTCTCAGTGCAAGGCACGACAAAGAAACAACAGACAAACTCAAATGTGAAGTTGTTTATAATGAACCAACCATACATGTATATGCTCAAGTTCAACTTGCTTTTTGCAAAATCTATGCTGCtccgactcttcatttttctataAGCTTTCATGTCCAGAATAATTTGGACGTGAATATGAAAACATGACACTCTAAAAACATGGAAAGAATTAGAAGCAATAGAAAATACCCGTATTGGACATTTGACAATCACACCCGAATCCAAGTAATATAGAAATCTATTACATGCTCCAACAATAGGTCCAATTCTTGCATTGCAAATATGTTCAAGATTAGGTTGGAGTCTGCTTTTATCAATCAAAGCATCTAATCCTCAGAATCATCCCCTTTCAAAGTCATGCTTAGCACTCTGCAAGATTTCTCTTGACTGAACTCAGGATCTGAGGTACCCAACAAAGAACACTCCTCAATCTGATATTCTTGATCATCAACTAAGGACTTAATAAATGAGCATGGTCGTTCCTCAACTTCAATATTAGGCACATTCTCTTGGCCTGATCCAAAAGGCAATTCAAATGGTGATGGACCGGAAGGCTGTGTTCTCATCTGTACAGACCGCAAGAGTGCTGCCCTCCTTAAGTCAGCCGAGTGGCAAATATCACTTGGTGAAGATGGGAACCGACCCTCTGTATCTGAGCCTCTTTGCCGAGGCTGTGAACTAGAAACAGTACTAACATTCCCATGCAAAGGGTATGAACTAGTTGAAGAAGTTGAGCAGAAACCATTTAGTGGTCTTTGATACCTATATGGGGAAACAGGACTTGTAGGCATGCTATCAGAATGGGATAAGCATGTGTTCATAGGTGCCTCACCAAATCTTGAATCATCCGAATCTTCTGACATTGGTGAATATTGCCATGACATTTCATCCCTTGAAATATAAAGACGGATGAGTTTTCGAAGATGCAAAaactttatctaatttatttgaaaatgtagagaaaaaaaacacacactAAACTGCGATAAGTTATATGTAGATAAACAAAATAGAGTAAACTGATGTTGACAATTAGCATTCCCAACTTGCAAATCTCATGCTGCTCCTACAATCGCTGTTGGATAATTCGTTTCACTCAACATACTGTTGGGCCAGTGAATAGAAGTAAAGACAATTTGAAACATAATCCCACTTATCCTCTTATAATGCAGTCATCCTTATCAAATAACAACTGAAAACAAGACGTTCAGTTGATGCAACCCAGTTGCCTAGTTCATGACAAGGAAAACACATTCAGCCCATTCAAGATAGATACAATATAGAACCCAGAGCTTATAACAATTCGTACATGCAGCCACCCTTAGAAGGTAATATTTAGCAGCAAGCTAGGGTTCGGATCCCAGCATTTGCAACCTTTTCCTTTTATCCTATGTTAAGACCTTCTTTATACCAAAAGAAAAGGGGAGAGAAAGAGAGACTGACATGACATCAACACCATAGCTAGGAAGGAAACACTTGATAAATAACCACAAAGAGAAAGGTAATATTGTACATAGTATTTCTAGCACCCGAGAACAGCTATGGCAATATAAAGCAATTATAAACGATTTACTTCATTGTTACACAATCAGCAACCAATAAAAGCAATTGGAATAAGAAGCAATCATACTCGATTAAATTGATCAAGATGTCCAACAGTAGCCAAGAACAGCTATATTCAAGTCCTTTCACTATGCCAGTATTAATCAGTCTCTATAAGAAGCCAATGTGGTTTCCATTTATTATATAGCTTAACTCCAAAGGTGAAATCATGACATGAAAAAACCCATCAAAAAGCTTAAAGTAGCAAAAATACTTAGTTGATTAAGCTTTAAGGCAACAACTAACCTGGTATAGAACATGCCTTCAGACCTAGCCGGAGATTCCATTAGATTTTCAGGAAGTGAGTCGCCAACAGTTAACCCATTTAGACTAGACGCCATTATCTGCgaccaaatattttaatttttcaataattgaaGCCCTTTAATGCAAAtatctaaattctaaaatactAACAGTATAGTGACCCGTGATAACAACAACCCAGATAAATTAACCTTGAAAAATAATATGCAATTTAAACTTTCAACACTTGGGAAATCTAATATACAATTAAAcaaagttgaaaattgaataatttaacatttaaaagaaaagaagaaacctcGCTGAGAAAACGCTTGTGAGAGCGGAGATTGTCAAGGTAAACCTCATCTTCAGGATCTCTGCTTCGTTTCCCAGTTGGGGAATGCGTGGATGTTAATGTTGATGTTGATGATGTTGCTGAGCTGGATTCGGGACCCATTGTTCGTTTAGCTCTGGATTTTCGATTTCCTTCGTACTaatattgaagaaaaattataagataACGAAGTATTTTTGATTACATTGAAGgagaatt
The Gossypium raimondii isolate GPD5lz chromosome 8, ASM2569854v1, whole genome shotgun sequence DNA segment above includes these coding regions:
- the LOC105790425 gene encoding uncharacterized protein LOC105790425; translated protein: MGPESSSATSSTSTLTSTHSPTGKRSRDPEDEVYLDNLRSHKRFLSEIMASSLNGLTVGDSLPENLMESPARSEGMFYTRDEMSWQYSPMSEDSDDSRFGEAPMNTCLSHSDSMPTSPVSPYRYQRPLNGFCSTSSTSSYPLHGNVSTVSSSQPRQRGSDTEGRFPSSPSDICHSADLRRAALLRSVQMRTQPSGPSPFELPFGSGQENVPNIEVEERPCSFIKSLVDDQEYQIEECSLLGTSDPEFSQEKSCRVLSMTLKGDDSED